Proteins encoded within one genomic window of Zootoca vivipara chromosome 12, rZooViv1.1, whole genome shotgun sequence:
- the KIAA1217 gene encoding sickle tail protein homolog isoform X16 — MSEGESLSPFSRGSRTRASLPVVRSTNQTKERSLGVLYLQYGDETKQLRMPNEITSTDTIRALFVSAFPQQLTMKMLESPSVAIYIKDESRNIYYELSDVRNIQDRSFLKVYNKDPVHAFSHMPRAVNGDVRMQREIFPNSSRPGSTAHPPHALPISPPATPVPHSMPPSPSRIPYGIARPVGGPGNATIPRDRLSNMPASRSISPSPSAILERRDVKPDEDMGSKTLTPFRNEGLYADPYLYHEGRMSIAGSHAGHPLDVPDHIIAYHRSTMRSSSTYCNPPMQPEIMEQSLYRQKSRKYPDSHLPTLGSKTPPASPHRVADVRMVDFHAHHNSQVSPHTIHLERSSPGRQSLKKDPGTPVFVEAKPRNVMGLPGMAEVVPSVPDKKAFGYGSAVIPKENETRERMQAMEKQIASLTGLVQSALLKGPNTSNSKEASSEKMLKTVTSKSSAEKPGSAHVSSGKNSLLAIEAAPASVMPVGSTAMQVSLFDMKRNVSDLRLQLHQMRQLQLHNQEALRAMVKKAELEINGKVMERAKRLEDPVQRQRHLVEQERQKYLHEEEKIVKSLCELESFVEDLKKESLTANRIVTLKDVEDGAFLLRQVGEAVATLKGEFPTLQNKMRAILRIEVEAVRFLKEEPHKLDILLKRVRSMTDILTTLRRHVTDGLLKGVDPSQAAQYNAMEKATAAEVLKKQDEAAKSPASPKQKVGEPSAELSVRSEVIPVSSMTVHHAQSSPVVMHQSQHSTTLVSNAPNSPVAKSPSAGSSASCHLVPAMPESAAAAAAAVTATTQQTQAPQSPQVNGSTMQSLFIEELHSVSTRNRALSIEKAEKKWEEKRQNLDHYNGKEFEKLLEEAQANIMKSIPNLEMPPQATGSPKADAAEKIEVSEEAPNPEQETEKPVKSPPPPPPRRSYLIGSGLSTRLGEVSYVARKDSTLVKESSEDAAQGAQPKIPKEDHASPQPLGTIPPAKEEEEEEEGDRIMAELQAFQKCSYMDVNSNSHVEQSRNDTHTKDARPVALIHPKEKKVYGEATKDSDHPKHQTEEMVSDAPSIAENSTFSKDLLLENKEYAQTNSLKLKTNCSIVLDNERKTGPEEAQCPAVETGRQRSTNAALRETGHSSQQNEPLSGAGAPPVSQTDSYTQEASPKSLEEQEMSAGAYNQVVLRHKAPRNVALNSMDEVESPTSSPSDESPPSENIAFMITKTAVQFLSSGEVHDIVNRQGEDVQTVNIDSRREATSQQGTLENRESEEPVMCLDKKPVIIIFDEPMDIRSAYKRLSTIFEECDEELEKMMTEEKIDEEEEEEEDQEPETPGARNIGVTSADSNRSHGADDTSSSRFEQDFRKRYLSNSATQVKLLEGQETGEMDLRKSPYIYVPHPESKLDTPDTKKKFKFKFPKKQLVALTQAIRTGTKTGKKTLQVVVYEEEEEDGTVKQHKEAKRFEIPSSRPDDASGKEEPNLTVQTSRTEEIRKNTYRTLDSLEQTIKQLESTISEMSPKSVSEAPARSEGTSVPGFFSPKESLALEETIADVEPPSSIPSTSRKGSTSTSQTSRMPIPAAAKSRQQGSADKTSKPHKLQDQRQYRQANGSAKRAGGDCKATSPNLSASKIPAFSSTSGKSSSVSSGDSTNLPSPPTKASGPSSNPLSPPTGRPPHSASLIPSVSNGSLKFQNPAHTGKGHQPLSFSIQTQNGRPPPLPPAPFSSSSFSSPSSSSSSPPSLSQGSKSIRSIHTPSFTSYKSQNGSVSKPAQSSSVTKEST; from the exons ATGCAGAGAGAAATATTCCCGAATTCTTCTCGGCCAGGATCCACTGCACATCCCCCCCATGCACTGCCAATCTCTCCACCGGCTACGCCAGTGCCCCACTCCATGCCTCCTTCCCCATCCAGGATCCCCTATGGCATTGCCAGGCCAGTTGGCGGCCCTGGCAATGCCACCATTCCCAGGGACAGGCTCTCAAACATGCCAGCCTCGAGATCCATCTCGCCGAGCCCCAGTGCCATTTTGGAAAGAAGGGATGTGAAGCCCGACGAGGACATGGGTAGCAAAACTCTTACTCCTTTTCGGAACGAGGGGCTGTATGCCGACCCTTACTTGTACCACGAGGGCAGGATGAGCATCGCGGGTTCACATGCGGGGCACCCTCTTGACGTTCCCGACCACATCATTGCTTACCATCGTAGCACCATGAGGTCTTCAAGCACTTACTGCAACCCTCCTATGCAGCCTGAGATCATGGAGCAGTCGCTGTACCGGCAAAAATCAAGGAAATACCCCGACAGCCACTTGCCGACCCTGGGCTCCAAAACTCCTCCTGCCTCCCCTCACAGAGTAGCTGATGTTCGGATGGTAGACTTTCACGCCCATCACAACTCCCAAGTGTCTCCTCACACCATTCACCTTGAGAGGTCGTCTCCAGGTCGCCAGTCCCTTAAGAAAGACCCAGGGACGCCTGTGTTCGTAGAAGCAAAACCACGAAATGTCATGGGCTTACCCGGCATGGCTGAGGTAGTCCCGTCGGTACCTGACAAGAAAGCTTTTGGCTATGGATCAGCAGTGATACCCAAAGAGAATGAGACCAG AGAGAGGATGCAAGCAATGGAGAAACAGATTGCCAGTTTAACTGGTCTTGTTCAGTCTGCGCTTTTAAAAGGGCCAAATACAAGTAATAGCAAAGAGGCTTCTAG tGAGAAGATGTTGAAAACTGTGACTAGTAAAAGCAGTGCTGAGAAGCCAG GATCTGCTCATGTCTCCAGTGGGAAGAACTCGTTACTAGCTATCGAAGCTGCCCCTGCCAGCGTCATGCCAGTCGGCTCCACAGCCATGCAAGTCAGCCTCTTTGACATGAAACGCAACGTGTCAGATCTCCGTCTCCAGCTGCACCAGATGCGGCAACTACAG CTGCACAACCAGGAGGCGCTACGGGCCATGGTGAAGAAAGCGGAGCTGGAAATCAACGGCAAGGTGATGGAAAGAGCGAAGAGGCTGGAAGATCCTGTGCAgcgacagcgccacctggtggaGCAAGAAAGGCAGAAATACCTACACGAAGAGGAGAAAATTGTGAAGAGCTTGTG TGAGCTGGAAAGTTTTGTTGAAGATCTGAAGAAGGAATCTCTTACAGCCAATAGGATTGTTACACTGAAAGACGTTGAAGATGGGGCTTTTCTTCTACGGCAGGTTGGAGAGGCTGTCGCCACCCTCAAAG GTGAATTTCCAACACTGCAGAATAAAATGCGGGCCATTCTCCGCATCGAGGTGGAAGCTGTGAGATTTTTAAAGGAGGAACCTCATAAACTCGACATCCTACTGAAGAGAGTTCGCAGCATGACCGATATCCTCACCACCCTCCGGAG GCATGTTACCGATGGTCTGCTGAAAGGTGTGGATCCCTCACAGGCCGCCCAGTACAATGCCATGGAGAAAGCGACGGCGGCAGAAGTTCTGAAAAAACAGGACGAGGCTGCCAAGAGCCCTGCTTCCCCAAAGCAAAAGGTTGGCGAACCCTCAGCGGAACTGTCTGTCAGGTCAGAGGTGATCCCTGTCTCGAGCATGACCGTCCACCATGCACAAAGCTCCCCGGTGGTCATGCATCAGTCTCAGCATTCAACAACACTGGTCAGCAATGCCCCAAATTCTCCCGTGGCAAAGAGCCCCTCGGCAGGTTCATCTGCATCATGCCACCTGGTGCCTGCCATGCCAGagtctgctgcagcagcagcagccgcagtgACAGCGACCACCCAGCAAACGCAGGCACCTCAGTCGCCCCAGGTTAATGGCTCCACCATGCAAAGCCTTTTTATCGAGGAACTTCACAGCGTCAGTACCAGGAACAGAGCTCTGTCAATTGAG AAAGCAGAGAAGAAATGGGAAGAGAAAAGGCAGAACCTCGATCACTACAACGGAAAAGAATTTGAAAAACTCCTCGAAGAAGCACAAGCCAATATCATGAAATCAATCCCAAACCTTGAGATGCCTCCACAAGCCACAGGCTCGCCAAAAGCTGACGCAGCAGAAAAAATAGAAGTCTCTG AAGAGGCTCCTAACCCAGAGCAGGAGACCGAAAAGCCAGTGAAGTCTCCACCTCCTCCGCCTCCACGTCGCAGTTATCTGATAGGATCTGGACTAAGCACAAGACTGGGAGAAGTCAGTTACGTGGCCAGGAAAGACAGCACTTTGGTCAAG GAAAGCAGTGAAGATGCTGCTCAAGGAGCACAGCCAAAAATCCCCAAGGAAGACCACGCCTCTCCTCAACCCCTGGGCACAATTCcacctgcaaaggaggaggaggaggaggaggagggagacagaaTAATGGCAGAATTACAG GCTTTCCAGAAGTGCTCTTACATGGATGTAAACTCAAACAGCCATGTTGAACAGTCCAGAAATGACACTCACACAAAAGATGCAAGGCCTGTGGCCTTAATACACCCCAAGGAGAAGAAG GTGTATGGGGAGGCAACAAAAGATAGTGACCATCCCAAGCACCAGACAGAAGAGATGGTCTCGGATGCTCCCAGCATTGCTGAAAACTCTACCTTCAGCAAAGATTTGCTTTTGGAGAATAAGGAGTATGCACAAACAAATTCTCTTAAGCTGAAAACAAACTGCTCCATTGTGTTAGACAATGAAAGGAAGACGGGGCCTGAAGAAGCACAATGTCCCGCAGTTGAAACTGGAAGACAAAGGTCAACCAATGCTGCACTTAGAGAGACTGGTCATAGTTCGCAGCAGAATGAGCCTCTCAGTGGTGCAGGGGCACCTCCTGTCAGTCAAACAGACTCATACACCCAGGAGGCTTCTCCTAAGTCTCTAGAGGAACAAGAAATGTCTGCTGGGGCCTATAATCAAGTTGTGCTGAGGCATAAGGCACCTAGAAATGTTGCCTTAAATAGTATGGATGAGGTAGAGTCGCCAACTAGCTCTCCAAGTGATGAAAGCCCACCATCGGAGAACATTGCTTTCATGATTACCAAAACAGCAGTCCAATTTCTGTCCAGTGGAGAGGTCCACGATATagtcaacaggcagggagaagATGTGCAGACTGTGAACATTGATTCCAGAAGGGAAGCAACATCCCAACAAGGGACGCTAGAGAACCGTGAAAGTGAAGAGCCTGTGATGTGCTTGGACAAAAAACCGGTAATCATTATTTTTGATGAGCCAATGGACATCCGATCAGCTTATAAAAGACTTTCAACGATATTTGAGGAATGTGATGAAGAGCTGGAAAAAATGATGACAGAAGAGAAGatagatgaagaggaggaggaggaggaagaccaaGAGCCTGAGACACCTGGTGCCCGTAACATAGGAGTTACCAGTGCAGACAGTAATAGGAGTCATGGGGCTGATGACACAAGCAGCAGTAGATTTGAGCAGGACTTCAGAAAACGCTATCTGTCTAATTCAGCGACACAAGTCAAACTCCTTGAAGGGCAGGAAACAGGCGAGATGGATCTCAGGAAATCTCCTTACATTTATGTGCCACATCCAGAATCAAAGCTGGACACTCCTGATACAAAGAAGAAATTCAAGTTTAAATTCCCTAAAAAGCAGCTGGTGGCTCTTACACAGGCAATCCGCACGGGGACTAAAACCGGCAAGAAAACTTTGCAGGTGGTTGTgtatgaagaggaggaggaagacggcACTGTGAAACAGCACAAAGAGGCAAAAAGGTTTGAAATCCCGAGCAGTCGGCCTGATGACGCTTCAGGGAAGGAGGAGCCAAACCTAACTGTACAGACTTCTAGGACTGAAGAAATTAGAAAAAATACATACAGGACTCTGGACAGTCTGGAGCAGACTATTAAGCAACTGGAGAGCACTATTAGTGAGATGAGCCCAAAATCAGTTTCTGAAGCTCCAGCCCGATCGGAGGGAACTTCTGTCCCGGGCTTTTTCTCACCTAAAGAATCCCTAGCGCTGGAAGAGACTATTGCTGATGTTGAACCCCCTTCCTCAATACCGTCAACTTCACGTAAG GGTTCAACCAGCACTTCACAGACCAGCAGGATGCCAATCCCTGCAGCCGCAAAAAGTAGACAGCAAGGCAGTGCAGACAAAACAAGCAAACCGCATAAGCTACAGGATCAACGCCAGTACAGACAG gctAATGGAAGTGCTAAGAGAGCTGGTGGGGACTGTAAGGCCACTTCCCCTAACCTGTCTGCTTCAAAAATCCCAGCCTTTTCTTCCACCTCTGGGAAAAGTAGCTCTGTTTCTAGCGGTGATAGCACTAACCTTCCGAGCCCCCCTACTAAAGCCTCTGGCCCTTCTTCTAACCCTCTCAGTCCTCCAACAGGTCGCCCTCCTCATTCCGCTTCCCTAATCCCCTCTGTCTCTAATGGCTCCTTGAAGTTCCAGAATCCCGCTCACACAGGTAAAGGTCACCAACCTCTTTCATTCTCAATACAGACTCAAAACGGCCGgccaccccctcttcctccagctcccttTTCCtcatcctccttctcctctccctcctcctcctcctcctctcccccatcaCTGAGTCAAGGTTCGAAGAGCATCCGCTCGATCCACACACCCAGCTTCACCAGCTACAAGTCCCAGAACGGAAGTGTCAGCAAACCTGCCCAATCTTCCTCCGTCACCAAGGAATCAACTTAA
- the KIAA1217 gene encoding sickle tail protein homolog isoform X17, whose amino-acid sequence MSHGRWHVKMCTSAKKIHFLICSQLSWSCDVISFHELSRVRTWAAIGEMDRMAFTFKERFFQMQREIFPNSSRPGSTAHPPHALPISPPATPVPHSMPPSPSRIPYGIARPVGGPGNATIPRDRLSNMPASRSISPSPSAILERRDVKPDEDMGSKTLTPFRNEGLYADPYLYHEGRMSIAGSHAGHPLDVPDHIIAYHRSTMRSSSTYCNPPMQPEIMEQSLYRQKSRKYPDSHLPTLGSKTPPASPHRVADVRMVDFHAHHNSQVSPHTIHLERSSPGRQSLKKDPGTPVFVEAKPRNVMGLPGMAEVVPSVPDKKAFGYGSAVIPKENETRERMQAMEKQIASLTGLVQSALLKGPNTSNSKEASSEKMLKTVTSKSSAEKPGSAHVSSGKNSLLAIEAAPASVMPVGSTAMQVSLFDMKRNVSDLRLQLHQMRQLQLHNQEALRAMVKKAELEINGKVMERAKRLEDPVQRQRHLVEQERQKYLHEEEKIVKSLCELESFVEDLKKESLTANRIVTLKDVEDGAFLLRQVGEAVATLKGEFPTLQNKMRAILRIEVEAVRFLKEEPHKLDILLKRVRSMTDILTTLRRHVTDGLLKGVDPSQAAQYNAMEKATAAEVLKKQDEAAKSPASPKQKVGEPSAELSVRSEVIPVSSMTVHHAQSSPVVMHQSQHSTTLVSNAPNSPVAKSPSAGSSASCHLVPAMPESAAAAAAAVTATTQQTQAPQSPQVNGSTMQSLFIEELHSVSTRNRALSIEKAEKKWEEKRQNLDHYNGKEFEKLLEEAQANIMKSIPNLEMPPQATGSPKADAAEKIEVSEEAPNPEQETEKPVKSPPPPPPRRSYLIGSGLSTRLGEVSYVARKDSTLVKESSEDAAQGAQPKIPKEDHASPQPLGTIPPAKEEEEEEEGDRIMAELQAFQKCSYMDVNSNSHVEQSRNDTHTKDARPVALIHPKEKKVYGEATKDSDHPKHQTEEMVSDAPSIAENSTFSKDLLLENKEYAQTNSLKLKTNCSIVLDNERKTGPEEAQCPAVETGRQRSTNAALRETGHSSQQNEPLSGAGAPPVSQTDSYTQEASPKSLEEQEMSAGAYNQVVLRHKAPRNVALNSMDEVESPTSSPSDESPPSENIAFMITKTAVQFLSSGEVHDIVNRQGEDVQTVNIDSRREATSQQGTLENRESEEPVMCLDKKPVIIIFDEPMDIRSAYKRLSTIFEECDEELEKMMTEEKIDEEEEEEEDQEPETPGARNIGVTSADSNRSHGADDTSSSRFEQDFRKRYLSNSATQVKLLEGQETGEMDLRKSPYIYVPHPESKLDTPDTKKKFKFKFPKKQLVALTQAIRTGTKTGKKTLQVVVYEEEEEDGTVKQHKEAKRFEIPSSRPDDASGKEEPNLTVQTSRTEEIRKNTYRTLDSLEQTIKQLESTISEMSPKSVSEAPARSEGTSVPGFFSPKESLALEETIADVEPPSSIPSTSRKGSTSTSQTSRMPIPAAAKSRQQGSADKTSKPHKLQDQRQYRQANGSAKRAGGDCKATSPNLSASKIPAFSSTSGKSSSVSSGDSTNLPSPPTKASGPSSNPLSPPTGRPPHSASLIPSVSNGSLKFQNPAHTGKGHQPLSFSIQTQNGRPPPLPPAPFSSSSFSSPSSSSSSPPSLSQGSKSIRSIHTPSFTSYKSQNGSVSKPAQSSSVTKEST is encoded by the exons ATGCAGAGAGAAATATTCCCGAATTCTTCTCGGCCAGGATCCACTGCACATCCCCCCCATGCACTGCCAATCTCTCCACCGGCTACGCCAGTGCCCCACTCCATGCCTCCTTCCCCATCCAGGATCCCCTATGGCATTGCCAGGCCAGTTGGCGGCCCTGGCAATGCCACCATTCCCAGGGACAGGCTCTCAAACATGCCAGCCTCGAGATCCATCTCGCCGAGCCCCAGTGCCATTTTGGAAAGAAGGGATGTGAAGCCCGACGAGGACATGGGTAGCAAAACTCTTACTCCTTTTCGGAACGAGGGGCTGTATGCCGACCCTTACTTGTACCACGAGGGCAGGATGAGCATCGCGGGTTCACATGCGGGGCACCCTCTTGACGTTCCCGACCACATCATTGCTTACCATCGTAGCACCATGAGGTCTTCAAGCACTTACTGCAACCCTCCTATGCAGCCTGAGATCATGGAGCAGTCGCTGTACCGGCAAAAATCAAGGAAATACCCCGACAGCCACTTGCCGACCCTGGGCTCCAAAACTCCTCCTGCCTCCCCTCACAGAGTAGCTGATGTTCGGATGGTAGACTTTCACGCCCATCACAACTCCCAAGTGTCTCCTCACACCATTCACCTTGAGAGGTCGTCTCCAGGTCGCCAGTCCCTTAAGAAAGACCCAGGGACGCCTGTGTTCGTAGAAGCAAAACCACGAAATGTCATGGGCTTACCCGGCATGGCTGAGGTAGTCCCGTCGGTACCTGACAAGAAAGCTTTTGGCTATGGATCAGCAGTGATACCCAAAGAGAATGAGACCAG AGAGAGGATGCAAGCAATGGAGAAACAGATTGCCAGTTTAACTGGTCTTGTTCAGTCTGCGCTTTTAAAAGGGCCAAATACAAGTAATAGCAAAGAGGCTTCTAG tGAGAAGATGTTGAAAACTGTGACTAGTAAAAGCAGTGCTGAGAAGCCAG GATCTGCTCATGTCTCCAGTGGGAAGAACTCGTTACTAGCTATCGAAGCTGCCCCTGCCAGCGTCATGCCAGTCGGCTCCACAGCCATGCAAGTCAGCCTCTTTGACATGAAACGCAACGTGTCAGATCTCCGTCTCCAGCTGCACCAGATGCGGCAACTACAG CTGCACAACCAGGAGGCGCTACGGGCCATGGTGAAGAAAGCGGAGCTGGAAATCAACGGCAAGGTGATGGAAAGAGCGAAGAGGCTGGAAGATCCTGTGCAgcgacagcgccacctggtggaGCAAGAAAGGCAGAAATACCTACACGAAGAGGAGAAAATTGTGAAGAGCTTGTG TGAGCTGGAAAGTTTTGTTGAAGATCTGAAGAAGGAATCTCTTACAGCCAATAGGATTGTTACACTGAAAGACGTTGAAGATGGGGCTTTTCTTCTACGGCAGGTTGGAGAGGCTGTCGCCACCCTCAAAG GTGAATTTCCAACACTGCAGAATAAAATGCGGGCCATTCTCCGCATCGAGGTGGAAGCTGTGAGATTTTTAAAGGAGGAACCTCATAAACTCGACATCCTACTGAAGAGAGTTCGCAGCATGACCGATATCCTCACCACCCTCCGGAG GCATGTTACCGATGGTCTGCTGAAAGGTGTGGATCCCTCACAGGCCGCCCAGTACAATGCCATGGAGAAAGCGACGGCGGCAGAAGTTCTGAAAAAACAGGACGAGGCTGCCAAGAGCCCTGCTTCCCCAAAGCAAAAGGTTGGCGAACCCTCAGCGGAACTGTCTGTCAGGTCAGAGGTGATCCCTGTCTCGAGCATGACCGTCCACCATGCACAAAGCTCCCCGGTGGTCATGCATCAGTCTCAGCATTCAACAACACTGGTCAGCAATGCCCCAAATTCTCCCGTGGCAAAGAGCCCCTCGGCAGGTTCATCTGCATCATGCCACCTGGTGCCTGCCATGCCAGagtctgctgcagcagcagcagccgcagtgACAGCGACCACCCAGCAAACGCAGGCACCTCAGTCGCCCCAGGTTAATGGCTCCACCATGCAAAGCCTTTTTATCGAGGAACTTCACAGCGTCAGTACCAGGAACAGAGCTCTGTCAATTGAG AAAGCAGAGAAGAAATGGGAAGAGAAAAGGCAGAACCTCGATCACTACAACGGAAAAGAATTTGAAAAACTCCTCGAAGAAGCACAAGCCAATATCATGAAATCAATCCCAAACCTTGAGATGCCTCCACAAGCCACAGGCTCGCCAAAAGCTGACGCAGCAGAAAAAATAGAAGTCTCTG AAGAGGCTCCTAACCCAGAGCAGGAGACCGAAAAGCCAGTGAAGTCTCCACCTCCTCCGCCTCCACGTCGCAGTTATCTGATAGGATCTGGACTAAGCACAAGACTGGGAGAAGTCAGTTACGTGGCCAGGAAAGACAGCACTTTGGTCAAG GAAAGCAGTGAAGATGCTGCTCAAGGAGCACAGCCAAAAATCCCCAAGGAAGACCACGCCTCTCCTCAACCCCTGGGCACAATTCcacctgcaaaggaggaggaggaggaggaggagggagacagaaTAATGGCAGAATTACAG GCTTTCCAGAAGTGCTCTTACATGGATGTAAACTCAAACAGCCATGTTGAACAGTCCAGAAATGACACTCACACAAAAGATGCAAGGCCTGTGGCCTTAATACACCCCAAGGAGAAGAAG GTGTATGGGGAGGCAACAAAAGATAGTGACCATCCCAAGCACCAGACAGAAGAGATGGTCTCGGATGCTCCCAGCATTGCTGAAAACTCTACCTTCAGCAAAGATTTGCTTTTGGAGAATAAGGAGTATGCACAAACAAATTCTCTTAAGCTGAAAACAAACTGCTCCATTGTGTTAGACAATGAAAGGAAGACGGGGCCTGAAGAAGCACAATGTCCCGCAGTTGAAACTGGAAGACAAAGGTCAACCAATGCTGCACTTAGAGAGACTGGTCATAGTTCGCAGCAGAATGAGCCTCTCAGTGGTGCAGGGGCACCTCCTGTCAGTCAAACAGACTCATACACCCAGGAGGCTTCTCCTAAGTCTCTAGAGGAACAAGAAATGTCTGCTGGGGCCTATAATCAAGTTGTGCTGAGGCATAAGGCACCTAGAAATGTTGCCTTAAATAGTATGGATGAGGTAGAGTCGCCAACTAGCTCTCCAAGTGATGAAAGCCCACCATCGGAGAACATTGCTTTCATGATTACCAAAACAGCAGTCCAATTTCTGTCCAGTGGAGAGGTCCACGATATagtcaacaggcagggagaagATGTGCAGACTGTGAACATTGATTCCAGAAGGGAAGCAACATCCCAACAAGGGACGCTAGAGAACCGTGAAAGTGAAGAGCCTGTGATGTGCTTGGACAAAAAACCGGTAATCATTATTTTTGATGAGCCAATGGACATCCGATCAGCTTATAAAAGACTTTCAACGATATTTGAGGAATGTGATGAAGAGCTGGAAAAAATGATGACAGAAGAGAAGatagatgaagaggaggaggaggaggaagaccaaGAGCCTGAGACACCTGGTGCCCGTAACATAGGAGTTACCAGTGCAGACAGTAATAGGAGTCATGGGGCTGATGACACAAGCAGCAGTAGATTTGAGCAGGACTTCAGAAAACGCTATCTGTCTAATTCAGCGACACAAGTCAAACTCCTTGAAGGGCAGGAAACAGGCGAGATGGATCTCAGGAAATCTCCTTACATTTATGTGCCACATCCAGAATCAAAGCTGGACACTCCTGATACAAAGAAGAAATTCAAGTTTAAATTCCCTAAAAAGCAGCTGGTGGCTCTTACACAGGCAATCCGCACGGGGACTAAAACCGGCAAGAAAACTTTGCAGGTGGTTGTgtatgaagaggaggaggaagacggcACTGTGAAACAGCACAAAGAGGCAAAAAGGTTTGAAATCCCGAGCAGTCGGCCTGATGACGCTTCAGGGAAGGAGGAGCCAAACCTAACTGTACAGACTTCTAGGACTGAAGAAATTAGAAAAAATACATACAGGACTCTGGACAGTCTGGAGCAGACTATTAAGCAACTGGAGAGCACTATTAGTGAGATGAGCCCAAAATCAGTTTCTGAAGCTCCAGCCCGATCGGAGGGAACTTCTGTCCCGGGCTTTTTCTCACCTAAAGAATCCCTAGCGCTGGAAGAGACTATTGCTGATGTTGAACCCCCTTCCTCAATACCGTCAACTTCACGTAAG GGTTCAACCAGCACTTCACAGACCAGCAGGATGCCAATCCCTGCAGCCGCAAAAAGTAGACAGCAAGGCAGTGCAGACAAAACAAGCAAACCGCATAAGCTACAGGATCAACGCCAGTACAGACAG gctAATGGAAGTGCTAAGAGAGCTGGTGGGGACTGTAAGGCCACTTCCCCTAACCTGTCTGCTTCAAAAATCCCAGCCTTTTCTTCCACCTCTGGGAAAAGTAGCTCTGTTTCTAGCGGTGATAGCACTAACCTTCCGAGCCCCCCTACTAAAGCCTCTGGCCCTTCTTCTAACCCTCTCAGTCCTCCAACAGGTCGCCCTCCTCATTCCGCTTCCCTAATCCCCTCTGTCTCTAATGGCTCCTTGAAGTTCCAGAATCCCGCTCACACAGGTAAAGGTCACCAACCTCTTTCATTCTCAATACAGACTCAAAACGGCCGgccaccccctcttcctccagctcccttTTCCtcatcctccttctcctctccctcctcctcctcctcctctcccccatcaCTGAGTCAAGGTTCGAAGAGCATCCGCTCGATCCACACACCCAGCTTCACCAGCTACAAGTCCCAGAACGGAAGTGTCAGCAAACCTGCCCAATCTTCCTCCGTCACCAAGGAATCAACTTAA